The following are from one region of the Cytobacillus firmus genome:
- a CDS encoding aminopeptidase, whose amino-acid sequence MKEALMYPAATALVKVLAGVESGEKVVILTDFLTDGITKVLASVVCSLDAEPITISMPPRKGHGDALPDAVAAAMKEADVIIAPTTYNIAHTKARHDAQKAGARVLILPEAHEDILLSKGLRADFAALRPQVEKLADLLTNGESVRITTSLGTDLRFSIKGRSGRALTGFANSTDVSAAHCIESSIAPVEGTAEGILVVDGSIPGVGLMETPVEVVFKEGKAVSITGGREAEQFRKILMEKNDEEGNIYFAGEFGIGMNPECELENSMLSDEGVFGTIHIALGTNAYIGGTVKAKGHYDMVVKDPRVEIDGRLILDNQELYLIEDKALNRL is encoded by the coding sequence ATGAAAGAAGCACTAATGTACCCGGCTGCTACTGCACTAGTAAAAGTTCTGGCAGGTGTTGAGAGCGGGGAAAAGGTTGTCATCTTAACAGATTTTTTAACGGATGGAATCACAAAAGTTCTGGCATCTGTTGTTTGTTCACTCGACGCAGAGCCCATCACGATCTCCATGCCGCCAAGGAAAGGGCATGGAGATGCATTGCCGGATGCAGTGGCAGCGGCTATGAAAGAGGCAGATGTGATCATCGCACCGACAACTTATAATATTGCCCATACAAAAGCACGCCATGATGCGCAAAAGGCCGGGGCCCGCGTATTAATCTTACCTGAAGCACATGAAGACATTTTATTAAGCAAGGGGCTGCGTGCTGACTTTGCTGCACTAAGACCTCAAGTTGAGAAACTGGCAGACCTATTGACCAATGGAGAATCTGTCCGCATTACAACATCCCTTGGAACAGATTTAAGATTCTCCATCAAAGGCAGGTCAGGCAGAGCCTTAACAGGGTTTGCAAATAGCACGGATGTTTCGGCAGCGCACTGTATAGAATCCAGCATTGCCCCTGTTGAAGGAACCGCTGAAGGTATTTTAGTGGTGGATGGAAGTATTCCGGGAGTTGGTTTAATGGAGACTCCGGTTGAAGTGGTATTTAAGGAAGGAAAGGCCGTTTCGATTACGGGAGGCAGAGAAGCGGAGCAATTCAGGAAGATATTAATGGAGAAGAATGATGAAGAAGGAAATATCTATTTTGCTGGTGAGTTTGGCATAGGCATGAATCCGGAATGTGAATTGGAAAACAGCATGCTAAGTGATGAAGGTGTTTTTGGAACCATCCATATTGCTTTAGGTACGAATGCATATATTGGGGGAACTGTTAAGGCCAAAGGGCATTACGATATGGTCGTTAAGGATCCCCGGGTAGAAATTGACGGGAGACTTATTCTGGACAATCAGGAACTCTATTTAATTGAAGATAAAGCCTTAAATAGACTTTGA
- a CDS encoding CaiB/BaiF CoA transferase family protein — translation MGALEGIRVIDLSQVMAGPYCGMLLADMGADVIKVEPPKGESTRRWSPYKEGESGAFMAINRNKRSITLDLKSSEDQKVFYKLIETADILIENFRPGVVKRLGVDYETLNQINPKLIYCSISGFGQYGPYSSRGGYDLIAQGMTGIMSVTGERNGNPVKCGLPIIDLGSGLFSVYGILSALYARVHSNEGQYIDASLYDTGIALSVWESTQYWFTGETPAPTGSGHRLSAPYQAFRASDGYFTVGADTPHHWPVFCQIIGRPEFLSDDRFVDDASRIQHLNEFVRLIEEKTSLNPRHYWLEKFEKAGIPAGPINTYPESLNDQHTLSRRMVEEVVHPVAGKIKALGIPVKLSKTPGKVAKAAPVLGEHKEEILKELGLAAK, via the coding sequence ATGGGTGCATTGGAAGGCATTAGAGTAATTGACTTGAGCCAGGTCATGGCAGGGCCATATTGCGGTATGCTGCTGGCTGATATGGGTGCTGATGTTATAAAAGTGGAACCGCCAAAAGGTGAGAGTACCAGAAGATGGTCCCCATATAAGGAAGGGGAGAGCGGTGCGTTTATGGCGATAAATCGCAACAAGCGCAGCATAACGCTTGATTTAAAAAGCAGTGAAGATCAGAAGGTGTTTTACAAGTTAATTGAAACTGCGGATATTTTGATAGAAAATTTCCGCCCCGGGGTTGTAAAGCGACTGGGAGTTGACTATGAAACCCTCAATCAGATAAATCCGAAACTCATCTATTGCTCTATTTCCGGATTTGGCCAGTATGGCCCATATTCCTCCCGTGGCGGTTATGACTTAATCGCACAGGGAATGACCGGCATTATGAGTGTGACAGGTGAACGGAATGGCAACCCGGTGAAATGCGGACTTCCGATTATCGATTTGGGTTCTGGCCTGTTTTCTGTCTATGGTATTTTATCCGCATTGTATGCAAGGGTTCATTCCAATGAGGGGCAGTATATTGACGCATCTTTATATGATACGGGAATCGCATTGTCGGTTTGGGAAAGCACTCAATATTGGTTTACGGGAGAAACACCTGCACCTACTGGAAGCGGACACCGCTTGTCTGCTCCTTACCAGGCATTTCGTGCCAGTGATGGTTATTTTACTGTTGGTGCAGATACACCGCATCATTGGCCCGTGTTCTGCCAGATCATCGGCAGACCTGAATTCTTATCGGATGACCGATTTGTTGATGATGCCTCCCGAATTCAGCACTTAAATGAATTTGTCAGATTAATTGAAGAGAAAACAAGTCTGAATCCAAGACACTACTGGCTGGAAAAATTCGAGAAAGCGGGGATTCCCGCAGGCCCGATCAATACCTATCCTGAATCTTTAAATGACCAGCACACACTATCCAGAAGAATGGTAGAAGAGGTTGTACACCCTGTTGCCGGGAAAATAAAAGCATTAGGGATTCCTGTTAAACTATCAAAAACACCTGGAAAGGTTGCAAAAGCTGCGCCTGTACTGGGAGAACATAAGGAAGAGATTTTAAAAGAATTAGGGCTCGCAGCTAAATAA
- a CDS encoding gamma carbonic anhydrase family protein: MIKPLKGRVPSIHAETMVHGSAQVIGDVRIAKNVSVWPQSVLRADDDNFIEIGEGSNIQDGCICHVTPEAPLRIGRMVTVGHGAILHACTVEDGALIGIGSIILDGAVIEKGAQVGAGALVPPGKVIPKGSLAVGVPAKIVRELTENERHDLEKNAEEYIELWKRDYREESEESL; this comes from the coding sequence ATGATTAAACCTTTAAAAGGACGTGTTCCATCCATTCATGCCGAAACCATGGTACACGGCTCGGCACAAGTGATAGGAGACGTCAGAATAGCCAAGAATGTGAGTGTATGGCCTCAATCAGTCTTACGGGCAGATGATGATAATTTTATCGAAATTGGTGAAGGAAGCAATATTCAGGACGGGTGTATCTGTCATGTGACACCAGAGGCTCCATTAAGGATAGGGAGAATGGTAACGGTAGGGCATGGTGCCATTTTACATGCCTGTACGGTCGAGGATGGAGCATTGATTGGCATCGGTTCTATTATCTTAGATGGAGCGGTCATTGAAAAAGGAGCACAAGTGGGAGCGGGTGCATTAGTTCCTCCAGGGAAAGTGATTCCAAAAGGCAGCTTGGCTGTTGGAGTTCCTGCCAAAATTGTGCGTGAACTAACAGAGAATGAAAGACATGACCTGGAAAAAAATGCAGAAGAATACATTGAGCTATGGAAACGCGATTATCGTGAAGAGAGTGAGGAGTCATTATGA